Proteins encoded within one genomic window of Kibdelosporangium phytohabitans:
- a CDS encoding PLP-dependent aminotransferase family protein: MAANWTTLRELLLPDGPKRGRAIESSLRDAIRDGRLQPGARLPSSRDLAGQLGVARGTITAAYTQLVAEGYLLAKHGSGTTVATVGAVETCDALEKNRQWRLDLRTGVPALSAFPRAEWIAAQRAALADLPDEDLDYPDPAGFAPLRTELASYLGRVRAVSVTADQIVITNGAADGLRLVCEQLRMTGHTKVALEDPCHPGERELVSAHGLEPVAVPADCDGLRVSELAKTDCRAVLVTAAHQFPLGTVLHPERRRALLAWARDVDGYIIEDDYDAEHRYDRPALGAMQALDPSRVIYEGSVSKVLAPALRLGWAVIPDRLRANVIARKRITDMGCATLPQAAFALMLRSGGYDRHLRRTRALYRRRRDALLEALARRLPDWRPIGIAAGLHLVVRLPDGVDDRLLAQALAARGVNARALADYSAQPTFPGLVVGYATLTPDRLRAAVDEFAEAVRMNPS; this comes from the coding sequence ATGGCCGCGAACTGGACCACTTTGCGCGAGCTCCTGCTGCCCGACGGCCCCAAGCGCGGCCGGGCGATCGAGTCCTCGCTGCGGGACGCGATCAGGGACGGGCGCCTGCAGCCCGGCGCCCGGCTGCCGTCGAGCCGTGACCTGGCCGGGCAGCTCGGTGTCGCGCGCGGAACGATCACGGCCGCGTACACCCAGCTCGTCGCGGAGGGATATCTGCTGGCCAAGCACGGCTCCGGCACGACGGTCGCGACCGTCGGCGCTGTCGAGACGTGTGACGCGCTGGAGAAGAACCGGCAGTGGCGGCTGGATCTGCGTACGGGCGTGCCCGCGTTGTCGGCTTTTCCGCGTGCCGAGTGGATCGCGGCGCAACGGGCCGCGCTCGCGGATTTGCCCGACGAGGACCTCGACTACCCCGACCCGGCCGGTTTCGCGCCGCTGCGCACCGAACTGGCGAGCTATCTGGGCCGGGTGCGGGCGGTTTCGGTGACAGCGGACCAGATCGTGATCACCAACGGCGCCGCCGACGGGCTGCGGCTGGTCTGCGAGCAGCTGCGGATGACCGGGCACACGAAGGTCGCACTGGAGGACCCGTGCCATCCCGGCGAGCGGGAACTCGTTTCGGCGCACGGACTCGAGCCGGTCGCGGTGCCTGCCGACTGCGACGGCCTGCGCGTGTCGGAGCTGGCGAAAACGGACTGCCGTGCTGTGCTTGTCACGGCGGCACACCAGTTTCCGCTGGGGACCGTGCTGCATCCGGAGCGCCGCAGGGCTTTGCTCGCGTGGGCCCGCGACGTCGACGGTTACATCATCGAGGACGACTACGACGCCGAGCACCGCTACGACCGGCCCGCGCTCGGTGCCATGCAAGCGCTTGACCCGTCGCGGGTGATCTACGAGGGCAGTGTCAGCAAAGTGCTGGCGCCCGCGCTGCGGCTGGGCTGGGCCGTGATCCCCGATCGGTTACGCGCCAACGTCATCGCCCGCAAGCGGATCACCGACATGGGCTGCGCGACCTTGCCACAGGCGGCTTTCGCGTTGATGCTGCGGTCCGGCGGGTACGACCGGCACCTGCGGCGGACCCGAGCGCTGTACCGGCGGCGGCGTGACGCGCTCCTGGAAGCGTTGGCGCGCAGGCTCCCCGACTGGCGGCCGATCGGTATCGCGGCCGGGCTGCACCTGGTCGTCCGGCTGCCGGACGGGGTCGACGACCGCCTGCTGGCACAGGCGCTCGCCGCCCGCGGCGTGAACGCGCGAGCACTTGCCGACTACTCGGCACAACCAACCTTCCCCGGCCTCGTGGTCGGTTACGCGACGCTCACACCCGACCGCCTCCGCGCCGCTGTCGACGAGTTCGCGGAGGCGGTGAGAATGAACCCTTCATGA
- a CDS encoding DMT family transporter, with protein sequence MNKAMVAAGVACVLVGASVPVTGMLDGYPILAGQAIRYAVGALTLLLWLRGRLKMPSWRDTPGLIGMVGAGMLGFNAGILVAQRYATPGFVAAVLGASPLVLAVIAPAMAGKMPNPRTVVGALLVVTGVVVLTGGGSWHGPGLVLSLLVLAGEASFTLAGVGVVRRIGPAAASTWACVGAAVGGSVFTTWRGEWALPTWQQALALVLLGVLVTAVGFVFWYRGVSALGADRVGVLIGLMPLSGLGVAVIVGAQPLTITALFGALVVALGCAAGLSGNRDRSRTCRRRRDPAPTPEPAPTGSP encoded by the coding sequence GTGAACAAGGCGATGGTGGCGGCCGGGGTGGCGTGTGTGCTGGTGGGCGCCTCGGTACCGGTCACGGGCATGCTCGACGGCTACCCGATCCTGGCTGGGCAGGCGATCCGTTACGCGGTGGGCGCGCTCACGCTGCTGCTGTGGCTCAGGGGACGGCTGAAGATGCCGTCGTGGCGGGACACGCCCGGCCTGATCGGCATGGTCGGCGCGGGGATGCTCGGCTTCAACGCCGGGATCCTGGTGGCGCAGCGGTACGCCACGCCCGGCTTCGTCGCTGCCGTCCTCGGCGCGAGCCCGCTCGTGCTGGCCGTCATCGCGCCCGCCATGGCCGGGAAGATGCCGAATCCCCGTACGGTCGTCGGAGCACTGCTGGTCGTGACCGGGGTCGTCGTGCTGACCGGCGGCGGTTCGTGGCACGGGCCCGGCCTGGTGCTGTCGTTGCTCGTGCTGGCCGGGGAAGCGTCGTTCACGCTGGCCGGAGTCGGTGTGGTGCGCCGGATCGGCCCGGCCGCCGCTTCGACGTGGGCGTGTGTCGGCGCCGCGGTGGGCGGATCGGTGTTCACGACGTGGCGAGGCGAATGGGCGTTGCCGACCTGGCAGCAAGCGTTGGCGTTGGTGCTCCTGGGTGTCCTGGTGACAGCGGTCGGCTTCGTCTTCTGGTACCGGGGCGTGTCGGCGCTCGGCGCGGATCGCGTCGGGGTGCTGATCGGCCTGATGCCGCTGTCCGGACTGGGGGTCGCGGTGATCGTCGGCGCGCAACCGCTGACGATCACCGCGCTGTTCGGAGCCCTCGTCGTCGCGCTGGGATGCGCGGCCGGACTCAGCGGAAACCGTGATAGATCGCGGACATGTCGGCGCCGCCGTGACCCCGCTCCGACGCCCGAGCCAGCACCGACCGGATCGCCGTGA
- a CDS encoding NAD(P)-dependent oxidoreductase, producing the protein MIALLGTGIMGAGMARNIAKAGLPLRVWNRSRDKAEALADIATVAGTPAEAVAGADVVVTMLFDADAVDSVVKDIPSDAVWLQMGTIGVDATLRLAEQNGTYVDAPVLGTKQPAENGTLLVLASGPESAKAKAQPVFDAVGQRTVRVSDKPGDATRLKLVLNSWILAIVAGTGQAITFAESLGLDPRLFLDGIAGAASDSPYAQLKGEATIAGDFTPAFTLEGAVKDAGLIAEAMRQVGVDPAVVTAIRSVLARASERGHGGADMSAIYHGFR; encoded by the coding sequence GTGATCGCTCTACTGGGCACCGGCATCATGGGTGCCGGGATGGCCCGCAACATCGCGAAAGCCGGTCTGCCGCTGCGGGTGTGGAACCGTTCCCGCGACAAGGCCGAGGCGCTGGCTGACATCGCGACGGTCGCCGGCACGCCCGCCGAGGCGGTCGCGGGCGCGGACGTCGTCGTCACGATGCTGTTCGACGCGGACGCCGTCGATTCGGTGGTCAAGGACATCCCGTCGGACGCGGTGTGGCTGCAGATGGGCACCATCGGCGTGGACGCCACGCTCCGCCTGGCCGAGCAGAACGGCACCTACGTGGACGCGCCGGTGCTCGGCACCAAGCAGCCCGCGGAGAACGGCACGCTGCTCGTGCTCGCCTCCGGGCCCGAGTCGGCGAAAGCCAAGGCGCAGCCGGTTTTCGACGCCGTCGGGCAGCGGACTGTGCGGGTTTCGGACAAGCCGGGCGACGCCACCCGCCTCAAGCTGGTGCTCAACTCGTGGATCCTGGCGATCGTCGCGGGGACGGGCCAGGCCATCACGTTCGCCGAAAGCCTCGGCCTGGACCCGCGACTGTTCCTCGACGGCATCGCCGGTGCCGCGTCCGACTCGCCGTACGCCCAGCTCAAGGGCGAGGCGACGATCGCGGGCGACTTCACGCCCGCGTTCACGCTGGAAGGCGCGGTCAAGGACGCCGGCCTGATCGCCGAGGCGATGCGGCAGGTCGGCGTGGACCCCGCGGTCGTCACGGCGATCCGGTCGGTGCTGGCTCGGGCGTCGGAGCGGGGTCACGGCGGCGCCGACATGTCCGCGATCTATCACGGTTTCCGCTGA
- a CDS encoding class II fumarate hydratase: MAEREYRIEHDTMGEVRVPADALWRAQTQRAVENFPISGRGLERAQIRALGLLKGAAARVNKQLGVLDAATADAIAQAAGEVADGKHDEHFPIDVFQTGSGTSSNMNANEVIATLASRALGSDVHPNDHVNASQSSNDTFPTTIRVAATEAVAQDVIPALEHLATSLENRARDWADVVKSGRTHLMDAVPITLGQEAGAWAAQVRYGVERLQASLPRLAELPIGGTAVGSGLNAPENFGGLVSAELAEATGLPLTEARDHFEAQATQDGVVETSGQLRTVAVSLFKIANDLRWLGSGPRTGLAELRLPDLQPGSSIMPGKVNPVISEATMMVVAQVIGNDAAVAFAGSQGNFQLNVMLPVIARNVLESARLIAAVSRLLAGKVLDGTEVDTERTSEYAESSPSIVTPLNRYIGYEEAASIAKQSLKERKTIREVVIERGHVESGKLTVEQLDEALDVLRMARGGNK, encoded by the coding sequence ATGGCAGAACGTGAGTACCGCATCGAGCACGACACCATGGGTGAGGTCCGTGTCCCGGCCGACGCGCTGTGGCGGGCGCAGACGCAGCGAGCCGTGGAGAACTTCCCGATCTCCGGCCGCGGCCTCGAGCGGGCCCAGATCAGGGCGCTCGGCCTGCTCAAGGGCGCGGCGGCGCGGGTGAACAAGCAGCTCGGTGTGCTGGACGCGGCCACGGCGGACGCGATCGCGCAGGCCGCCGGCGAGGTCGCCGACGGCAAGCACGACGAGCACTTCCCGATCGACGTGTTCCAGACCGGCTCGGGCACCTCGTCGAACATGAACGCCAACGAGGTCATCGCCACCCTGGCCAGCCGTGCGCTCGGCAGCGACGTGCACCCGAACGACCACGTCAACGCGTCGCAGTCGTCCAACGACACCTTCCCGACCACGATCCGCGTCGCGGCCACCGAGGCGGTCGCGCAGGACGTCATCCCCGCACTTGAGCACTTGGCAACGTCGCTGGAGAACCGGGCGCGGGATTGGGCGGATGTCGTCAAGTCCGGGCGTACGCACCTGATGGACGCGGTGCCCATCACGCTCGGCCAGGAGGCGGGCGCGTGGGCCGCGCAGGTCCGGTACGGCGTCGAGCGGCTCCAGGCGTCCCTGCCCCGGCTGGCCGAGCTGCCGATCGGCGGCACGGCGGTGGGCAGCGGCCTGAACGCGCCGGAGAACTTCGGCGGCCTGGTTTCCGCCGAACTGGCCGAGGCGACCGGCCTTCCGCTCACCGAGGCGCGTGACCACTTCGAGGCGCAGGCGACGCAGGACGGTGTCGTGGAGACGTCCGGGCAGCTGCGGACGGTCGCGGTGTCGCTGTTCAAGATCGCCAATGACCTGCGCTGGCTGGGGTCCGGACCGCGGACCGGCCTGGCCGAGCTGCGGCTGCCGGATCTGCAGCCCGGGTCGTCGATCATGCCGGGCAAGGTCAACCCGGTGATCTCCGAGGCCACGATGATGGTGGTCGCGCAGGTGATCGGCAACGACGCGGCGGTGGCGTTCGCGGGCAGCCAGGGCAACTTCCAGCTCAACGTGATGCTGCCGGTGATCGCGCGCAACGTGCTGGAGTCCGCGCGGCTGATCGCCGCGGTGTCCAGGCTGCTGGCCGGCAAGGTCCTCGACGGGACCGAGGTGGACACCGAGCGGACCAGTGAGTACGCCGAGTCCTCACCGTCCATTGTGACCCCGTTGAACCGCTACATCGGTTACGAGGAAGCGGCTTCGATCGCCAAGCAGTCGCTCAAGGAGCGCAAGACCATCCGCGAGGTGGTCATCGAGCGCGGTCACGTCGAATCCGGCAAGCTGACTGTCGAGCAGCTCGACGAGGCACTGGACGTGCTGCGCATGGCACGCGGAGGGAACAAGTGA
- a CDS encoding NAD(P)/FAD-dependent oxidoreductase has protein sequence MTDVDLLIIGAGPTGLFAAYYAGFRDLSTAIVDSLPEPGGQVTAMYPEKQIFDVAGFPAVRGRDLVAALVEQAAQWKPTYLLGRKASTLTPVDGGGYEVGLGDGGVVRAGAVLITAGIGEFTPRPLPAGDGWLGRGMVHFVPELDVYRDKHVVVVGGGDSAFDWALALHPIAASVKLVHRRAKFRAHPPTVRQVEALGVPIITDAEVTVLRGEPTVREVEITVKGQPPAVHQADVVVAALGFTADLGPIESWGLKLSHRAIDVDSTGRTAIDRVYAAGDVANYPGKVKLIATGFGEAATAVNNIAVALNPEAHLFPGHSSNEG, from the coding sequence TTGACAGACGTCGATTTGTTGATCATCGGGGCCGGACCGACCGGCCTGTTCGCCGCCTATTACGCGGGTTTCCGAGACCTGTCCACCGCGATCGTGGATTCCCTGCCGGAACCGGGCGGTCAGGTGACCGCGATGTACCCGGAGAAGCAGATCTTCGACGTGGCCGGGTTCCCGGCGGTGCGCGGCCGTGACCTGGTAGCGGCACTGGTCGAGCAGGCGGCGCAGTGGAAGCCGACATACCTGTTGGGGCGCAAGGCAAGCACCCTGACACCGGTGGACGGCGGCGGCTACGAGGTAGGCCTCGGCGACGGCGGCGTGGTTCGCGCGGGCGCGGTGCTGATCACGGCGGGGATCGGCGAGTTCACGCCCCGGCCGCTGCCCGCCGGCGACGGCTGGCTGGGCCGGGGAATGGTGCACTTCGTGCCGGAACTGGACGTCTACCGCGACAAACACGTGGTCGTCGTCGGCGGCGGCGACTCGGCGTTCGACTGGGCGCTGGCCCTGCACCCGATCGCGGCGAGCGTGAAACTGGTGCACCGCAGAGCCAAGTTCCGCGCGCACCCGCCCACAGTCCGCCAGGTCGAGGCCCTCGGCGTGCCGATCATCACGGACGCCGAGGTCACGGTGCTGCGCGGCGAACCGACCGTGCGCGAGGTCGAGATCACGGTCAAGGGCCAGCCACCGGCGGTTCACCAGGCGGACGTCGTGGTCGCGGCGCTGGGTTTCACGGCCGACCTGGGCCCGATCGAGTCGTGGGGCCTGAAACTGAGCCACCGCGCGATCGACGTGGACAGCACGGGCAGAACGGCCATCGACCGGGTTTACGCCGCCGGTGACGTGGCGAACTACCCGGGCAAGGTCAAGCTCATCGCGACCGGTTTCGGCGAGGCGGCCACTGCCGTGAACAACATCGCGGTGGCATTGAACCCGGAGGCGCACCTGTTCCCCGGTCACTCCAGCAACGAGGGCTGA
- a CDS encoding MarR family winged helix-turn-helix transcriptional regulator, translating into MVQPRWLDETEDRAWRGYRQMFLLLNAQVNRDMAHESGLSEPDYDVLSTLAESKNHRYRLKKLAERMMWSQSRLSHHVTRMQQRGLVTREECADDARGATIVLTKAGRKAIEAAAPLHVESVRRHFFDHLTREQVEVLGDATHAVVKALTSS; encoded by the coding sequence ATGGTGCAACCGCGTTGGCTCGACGAGACCGAGGACCGCGCCTGGCGCGGTTACCGGCAGATGTTCCTGCTGCTCAACGCGCAGGTGAACCGCGACATGGCGCACGAATCAGGCCTGTCGGAACCGGACTACGACGTGCTGTCGACGTTGGCGGAGTCGAAGAACCACCGCTACCGGCTCAAGAAGCTGGCCGAACGCATGATGTGGTCGCAAAGCAGGCTCTCGCACCACGTGACGCGCATGCAGCAACGCGGCCTGGTCACCCGCGAGGAATGCGCCGACGACGCCCGCGGGGCGACGATCGTGCTCACCAAAGCGGGCCGCAAAGCCATCGAGGCCGCGGCCCCGCTGCACGTGGAGTCGGTCCGCAGGCACTTCTTCGACCACTTGACCCGCGAACAGGTCGAGGTACTCGGTGACGCGACTCACGCCGTCGTGAAGGCCCTGACCAGCTCGTGA
- a CDS encoding PPOX class F420-dependent oxidoreductase, producing MMDEKLRDLVATSTKGVLVTLKRDGRPQLSNVTYRFADGTIRISVTDGRAKTKNLLRDPRASFYVTNDTFGRYAVAEGTATLSDVAKAPDDDAVDELVELYRSIAGEHPDWDEYRAAMVADGRRVVRIPVDRVYGLAMD from the coding sequence ATGATGGACGAAAAGCTGAGGGATCTTGTTGCCACGAGCACGAAAGGCGTGCTCGTGACGCTCAAACGGGACGGGCGGCCGCAGCTGTCGAACGTCACCTACAGGTTCGCTGACGGCACCATCCGCATCTCGGTCACCGACGGCCGCGCGAAGACCAAGAACCTCCTGCGCGACCCGCGGGCGAGCTTCTACGTCACCAACGACACGTTCGGCCGGTACGCCGTGGCGGAGGGCACCGCGACCCTGTCCGATGTCGCGAAAGCCCCGGACGACGACGCCGTTGACGAACTCGTCGAGCTGTACCGGTCCATCGCGGGGGAGCACCCGGACTGGGACGAGTACCGCGCCGCCATGGTCGCCGACGGCCGGCGCGTCGTGCGCATCCCCGTGGACCGCGTCTACGGCCTGGCCATGGACTAA
- a CDS encoding L,D-transpeptidase gives MRLALVLPAAALLVTACSGGTQQAVQVPPPSTSTTTTAPTTSSPSPEPQPVVVPAPPCTAQVRACVSLSQNLAWLMKDGVAEYGPVPVTHGRPGHETPVGTFKVAWKDAVHTSSIYGLPMPHSVFFAPGGIAFHEGPLTEPSHGCVHLAPDVAKVFFDALAVKAGVEVVA, from the coding sequence ATGCGCCTGGCCTTGGTTCTCCCAGCGGCTGCCCTGCTGGTCACCGCCTGTTCCGGCGGGACACAGCAGGCTGTGCAGGTCCCGCCGCCGAGCACGTCGACAACGACGACGGCACCGACGACCAGTTCACCGTCACCCGAGCCGCAGCCGGTCGTCGTCCCGGCGCCGCCGTGCACAGCGCAGGTACGGGCATGCGTGAGCTTGTCGCAGAACCTGGCGTGGCTGATGAAGGACGGCGTGGCCGAGTACGGGCCGGTGCCCGTCACGCACGGCCGTCCAGGCCACGAGACGCCTGTGGGGACGTTCAAGGTGGCGTGGAAGGACGCCGTGCACACGTCCAGCATCTACGGCCTGCCGATGCCGCATTCGGTGTTCTTCGCGCCGGGTGGGATCGCGTTCCACGAGGGCCCGCTGACCGAGCCGTCGCACGGGTGTGTGCACTTGGCGCCGGACGTGGCCAAGGTCTTCTTCGACGCGCTGGCGGTCAAAGCGGGCGTTGAGGTCGTCGCTTAG
- a CDS encoding L,D-transpeptidase, translated as MRVRKLIVGAAVAAAAVLSACSSPQPVDLTAGQQVVPVTSGATSATSTPTSSSAPTSSSAPASSQTPTTPKTTTPKPTTSKTTPKPTTPKPQPTQSAEAPCSTAAKACIKLSTNQSWLMDNGKVVYGPVPITHGRKGYATPPGSFRVQFKNKNHKSSIFNNAPMPWSVFFNGGIAFHQGSLREKSHGCIHLSPAAAQKFFGSLAVGDVVEVVR; from the coding sequence ATGCGGGTACGCAAGCTGATTGTGGGGGCGGCCGTAGCCGCTGCGGCCGTGCTCAGCGCCTGTTCTTCGCCGCAGCCGGTGGACCTGACCGCGGGCCAGCAGGTCGTGCCTGTCACGAGCGGCGCCACCTCGGCGACGTCGACGCCGACCAGCAGCTCCGCGCCGACGTCATCGTCCGCGCCGGCCTCGTCGCAGACGCCGACGACCCCGAAGACCACGACGCCGAAGCCGACGACGAGCAAGACCACCCCCAAGCCGACGACGCCGAAGCCCCAGCCGACGCAGTCCGCCGAGGCGCCGTGCAGCACGGCGGCGAAGGCGTGCATCAAGCTGTCGACCAACCAGTCGTGGCTGATGGACAACGGCAAGGTCGTCTACGGCCCGGTGCCGATCACACACGGCCGCAAGGGCTACGCGACGCCGCCCGGCTCGTTCCGGGTGCAGTTCAAGAACAAGAACCACAAGAGCAGCATCTTCAACAACGCGCCGATGCCGTGGTCGGTGTTCTTCAACGGCGGGATCGCCTTCCACCAGGGCAGCCTGCGGGAGAAGTCGCACGGCTGCATCCACCTGTCGCCTGCCGCCGCGCAGAAGTTCTTCGGCTCGCTCGCCGTCGGTGACGTGGTCGAGGTCGTCAGGTAG